The sequence below is a genomic window from Anaerocolumna chitinilytica.
GGGGCAGCCCGACGGGTATGTCCTTTACTGGATCTCTGATGAAGTCTTTCACATCAAGGATATGATATTTCTTAATGAAGAAGCAAGAAGCGGTCTCTGGAATTTTATCAGTGCACACTTTTCCATGATTTCAAAGGTTGTAGGCAATATTCATACCGATGAACCCCTGGCCTTTCTCCTGGAAGATGCAGACATTAAGGAAACTATATCTCCTTATTTTATGGCACGGATAGTGGACTTGGAAATGTTTGTAGCTGAGTATCCTTTTAAGCCTGATACCGCCGACAGGGAGTGGACCTTTACATTGGATGATCCGCTGCTTTCCTGGAACCAGGGGACTTTTACCCTGCGGATAACGGCAGGAGGAAAAGGCGTGGTTGTACGTACCTCGGAGAAGAGTGCTGATAAGATAGATATTCAGAGTATGACTACCATGCTTTTAGGCTACAAAAGACCGGATTATCTACAGAAAATCGGACGCATCACCTGCAGCCCGGAGACAGTGGATATGTTAGAGGACGCCATTGAGCAGCAGACGCCTTACTTCTCGGATTATTTCTAGAAAATACTGTTATATACGCATAGTACACGGAATGTTTCTTTATAAAGGAGGAGGCCAACCGGATTACCGGCTGGCCTGATATGAAAAAAGTTCTATGTAAGCAAGGTGGGGAACCTTGATATTAGCGATATACATAGTATACTGTTCATATATGTCCTCCGTTTGAATGTTTATTTAAAGTTATGTGAACAAAGGTGTTAAAACAAGCTGAATGAATAATTAGCCCTTTACGGTAGATACTGATAAAAATTATATTTTGGAGGTATCTCTATGAAAAAGGAATCAGAACAGGAAGAGCAGCGGAAGGTAAAAGAAACCTTTAACCAGACCACCCATAAGGAAAAACCGGAAAATCAGAATCAGACTCACAATGTAGTCAGGGAGGGTATCGGCCCTCAAAATCAAAGAAAATAAATTTTAGAAGGGAGAGACTTTCAGTCTCTCTTTTTTTTGTGTTCAAACTCTTTCATATCTTTATACTTTCTTAACATCCCAGTCGGGTATCTGAACACCACTTTAATATGATATTTGCTATTATCTTAAGTACAGCAAAGGAAATTTTGGCTGGAGAATACAAAGCAATTCAAAATAAGAGTTGTTTGCTATGAAAAAGATGGGAGTGAGAAGAATGGGAACGGTGATAGTTCTGGCGGGTATAACCGGGTTAAGTTTGCTGGTATACCTTTTTTATGTCTTATTTCGAGGTGAGAATCTATGAGTAGGATGATAATACAGGAGGGTTTGTATCTGATTCTATTGATTGGGCTTTCCCTGCCTCTTGGAATTTATATGAATAAGGTAATGAGTGGTGAAAAGGTATTTTTAACAAGATTGTTAAAGCCTGTTGAAAATGGGTTTTATAAACTGATGGGGGTACAAGCGGAAGAAGAGATGAGCGCTAAGAGATATGCTATTTCCGTAATCCTTTTTAGTGCAGCAGGATTTCTCTTTCTGATGCTCCTATTGCTGCTGCAAGGAATCCTGCCCTTAAACAGGGAAGGAATGAAAGGATTAAGCCTGGATTTAGCCTTTAACACGGCAGCAAGTTTTGTTACCAATACCAATTGGCAGGCCTATTCCGGAGAGGCTTCCCTTTCCTACCTGTCACAGTTTTTAGGACTGACTGTGCAGAATTTCTTATCTGCCAGTGTGGGAATGGCAGTACTTTATGCACTGATAAGAGGCTTTCTCTATAAGGAAAAGAAAACTATCGGAAACTTTTGGGCTGATATTACAAGGTCCGTGATATATATACTGCTTCCCCTTTCCCTTATAGTGGCAGTTCTTCTGGTATCCCAGGGGGTGGTGCAGAATTTTTCTTCCTACAAAGAAGTTACTACATTACAAGACGGTGTATCTCAGGTTCTGCCAATGGGACCGGCGGCCAGTCAGGTTGCTATTAAGCAGCTTGGAACCAATGGAGGCGGCTTCTTTGGAATGAACTCAGCATATCCTTTTGAGAATCCGACTTCGTTTTCTAATTTGATACAGCTGCTTTCTATTCTTTTAATACCGGCAGCTCTTCTTGTAAGTTTTGGAAAGGCAGTAAAAGATAAGAAACAAGGCAGAACTTTATATGTAGTAACGGTGATTTTATTTGCGGCAGCACTTTTCTTTACGGGGTTAAGCGAGCAGTATACCGCACCTTCTTATGCAGGTGTTAGTTCTTCCGGCAATATGGAGGGAAAAGAAGTAATACATGGAGTGGGAATGTCTTCCCTTTGGGCGGTTGGTACAACAGCGGCCTCCAATGGTTCCGTCAACTCCATGCATGATAGTTTTACTCCCCTTGGCGGGTTAATGCCCTTGTTCCTGATGCAGCTTGGAGAAATCGTATTCGGGGGTATCGGCAGTGGGTTATATGGAATCCTAGCCTATGTATTACTGGCGGTATTTATAGCCGGATTGATGGTAGGCAGAACACCGGAATATCTGGGTAAAAAAGTAGCCCCTTATGATATGAAGATGGTTTGCCTGCTAATTCTGGTACCTCCGCTGGTATCCCTTTTAGGAACGGGGGCAGCCGTATTGATACCCGCCGTAAGTGGATGGCTTACGAACTCAGGTGCCCATGGATTTTCAGAAATTCTCTATGCTTTCTCTTCGATGGGTAATAACAACGGAAGTGCTTTTGGAGGCTTTACCGCTAATACACCTTTTACAAATATCACAGGGGGAATTATTATGCTTCTAGGAAGGTTTATCCCATTGATAGCGGTAATTTTCCTCGGTGGTAATATGGCTGGTAAGAAGTCTGTTGCAGCCAGTGAAGGAACGCTTTCCACCAGTAATGGTATGTTTGCAGGGCTTTTAATCGGAGTAATACTGATTGTTACCGCGTTAAGCTTCCTGCCTGCCCTTGCTCTTGGACCTATAGCTGATTACTTCACAACGCGTTAAGGGAGGGAATTATTGATATGAAAGAGAAGAGTTTTGATAAAAATATTATTTTGGATGCCTTGGCTCAATCTTTTAAGAAACTTGACCCCAGAGTTCAGGTGCATAATCCGGTCATGTTGGTTGTATATATTGGAGCAGTATTTACCACATTGCTCTTTTTCCTTTCCTTTGCAGGAATTAGGGATGAGAGTGCAGGCTACACCTTTACCATATCAGTTATACTATGGTTTACCTGCCTTTTTGCCAACTTTGCAGAAGCAATTGCAGAAGGCAGAGGTCGTGCCCAGGCTCAGTCTTTAAGAAGTGCCAGAAAGGATGTTAAGGCAAAGAAGTTACTATCAGAAACAGATATCAGCAAATATACGGAAGTGTTGTCAAACAGTCTGAAAAAAGGTGACTTGGTTTATGTCAGTGCTGGCGAGCAGATTCCTATGGACGGAGAAGTTATAGATGGTGCCGCTTCTGTAGATGAGAGTGCTATAACCGGTGAATCTGCACCGGTAATCAGAGAATCCGGAGGTGACAGAAGCGCTGTTACAGGAGGTACTACACTGGTATCTGACTGGCTGATTATCCGTGTTACTGCGGAAGCGGGAGAAAGCTTTCTGGATAAAATGATTGCCATGGTGGAAGGTGCCGCCAGAAAGAAGACTCCCAATGAAATAGCCCTTCAGATTCTACTGGTAGCCTTGACTATTATATTCCTGGTGGTTACCGCCATGCTCCTGCCCTTTACGAATTTTGCCAGTAAGCAGGCGGGCAGCGGTGCTCCTGTATCCATTACGAATATTATTGCCTTATTGGTATGCCTTGCCCCCACTACAATTGGAGCGCTGTTGTCTTCCATCGGTATTGCCGGTATGAGCCGTTTAAACCAGGCAAATGTACTTGCTATGAGCGGAAGGGCAATTGAAGCTGCAGGTGATGTAGACGTATTACTTCTGGATAAGACCGGTACCATAACCCTTGGTAACCGCCAAGCCTGTGAATTTCTCCCGGTAAAAGGAGTAACGGAAGAAGAACTTGCCGATGCAGCTCAGTTATCTTCCATAGCCGATGAAACAGCAGAGGGACGAAGCATTGTGGTGCTGGCGAAAGAAAAGTTTGGCATAAGGGGAAGAGATTTATCTAAATTACAGGCAACCTTTATCGAATTTACTGCCAAGACCCGTATGAGCGGTATTGACTACCAGGGAAATGAAGTCAGAAAAGGAGCTGCGGAAGCTGTAAAGGATTATGTAACCGGAAAAGGCGGTACCTATACAGAGGAATGTGACAGAATCGTCAAAGAGATTGCAAAAGCCGGAGGAACACCTTTGGTAGTGGCAAAGAACGGGAAAGTTCTGGGTGTAATTTATCTAAAGGATATCGTGAAGAACGGGGTGAAAGAGCGCTTCGAAGACCTGCGTAAGATGGGAATCAAGACTATTATGATTACCGGAGATAATCCCATGACTGCGGCAGCAATTGCTGCGGAAGCAGGGGTGGACGACTTTTTAGCGGAGGCCACACCGGAGGCTAAGCTTACCCTAATCCGTGATTACCAGACAAAGGGGCACTTAGTTGCCATGACAGGTGACGGTACTAACGATGCTCCTGCTCTTGCCCAGGCAGATGTTGCAGTTGCCATGAACTCCGGCACTCAGGCTGCGAAGGAAGCCGGAAATATGGTGGATTTGGATTCCAATCCTACCAAGTTAATTGATATTGTGCGTATCGGAAAGCAGCTGCTAATGACCAGAGGTTCCCTTACTACCTTTTCTGTTGCCAATGACGTTGCCAAATATTTTGCTATTATACCCGTATTGTTCTTTACAATATACCCTCAGTTATCCGTACTGAATTTTATGGGTTTGACCAGCACATACAGCGCCATACTCTCTGCCATCATTTACAATGCCCTTATTATTATAGCTTTAATACCACTGGCTTTAAGAGGCGTTAAATACAGAGAGCTGCCGGCAGGAAAGCTCCTGCAGAGAAATCTTTTTATCTATGGTCTTGGTGGTATTATAGCACCGTTTATCGCAATTAAAGTGATTGATTTGTTACTGACCGCTTTTGGTCTTGTATAATGGAGGTATATAATTATGAAAAGCAGTAAAGGAGTTTTAAGACCGGCAATTGTGAGTCTTCTTCTGATGACAGTTCTGTGCGGAGTACTTTATACCGCAGCGGTAACCGGAATTGCGGGGATTTTCTTCCCTGCGAAAGCAGAGGGAAGTATTATTACGGTTACTTTAAAGGATGGCAGCAGGAAGGAATACGGCTCTGCACTTATTGCACAGGAATTTACAGAGGCAAAATATCTGATAGGCAGGCCTCTTGGTACCAGCAACCTTTCACCCACCAGTACAGAACAGAAGGAAATTATAGAAAAAAGAATAGACTGGTGGCACAACTTAGATCCGGACAATAGAAGAGATATCCCTTCTGATCTGGTAATGGCTTCTGCCAGCGGTGTTGACCCTAATATATCACCTGCAGCAGCGGATTATCAGGCAGAGAGAATTGCACAGGTGAGAGGTATAAAGGTTGAGGATGTAAAGAAACTAATCGATAAGTATACAACAGGTGCTTTTCTTGGTATCTTTGGTGAGAAAGCTGTAAATGTATTAAAGGTGAATTTGGCATTGGATGGATTGCTGTAAGAAATTCAAGAGAAAACAGCAAAAATCCTAAAATAAAGTACCAACAAATTTGAAGGTTGTAATATTTCTTTTAAAGATATCCACTTTCTTTATGTGGTATAATAAAATGAAATGAAATAGTTTAGAGAGTATCGCCAGTTAGGATGATTCGTTTAAAATTTATAATTATTTGAGCGCCAAAAGCCTTGCATCAATAGGAAGCACAGGCAAATTGTACAAAGCAAAAAGAACGAATGCGCCTATGGAAAGGCATTAGAAATCCTTTTCTCAGAAGATTTTGTGCTAATATGTCAAACACAAAATATTCAGAGAATTAGGATTTCTTATGCCTTGGAATCGAAGCATGAGTCTTTCTGTTTTGTACAATTTGCCGTCCCCTTTTGAAAACTGGCCTTTCGACCCAAATCATATGATTTTCACACGAAACTTTTAGAAAGGTATGGTTATTGGTATGGATAATCAGGATTACCGGCCGAGTCCCGAAATGTTATTAGAGAAAATAAAGGATGAGGAATATAGTGAAAGCGGAAAATTAAAGATCTTCTTTGGATATGCCGCAGGAGTAGGAAAGACCTATGCTATGCTGGATGAAGCAAAGGAACGCTTTCAATTGGGGGAGGATGTTCTGGTTGGGTATGTAGAACCCCATGAACGTCCGGAAACACTTCGGTTTTTGGAAGGGCTGCCGGTGCTTTCTCCAAGGACCATATCCTATAAGGGAATAGAACTAAAGGAATTCGACCTGGATGAAGCTCTGCGAAGGAAGCCGGGGCTGATACTGGTGGATGAGCTGGCTCATACCAATGCCGGCGGCTCCAGGAACCGGAAGCGTTATCAGGATGTAGAGGAGCTATTAAATGCCGGAATTGATGTATATACAACAGTAAATGTACAGCATCTTGAAAGTCTGAACAATGTGGTCGAAGATGTCACGAAGGTAAGTGTCAGGGAAACAGTGCCCGACTACCTATTCGACCGGGCAGATATGGTAAAGGTAATTGATATAGAACCGGAGGAGCTATTGCACCGCTTAAAGGAAGGCAAGGTCTACCGGGAAGAACGGGCTAAGACTGCTCTTAACAATTTCTTCACCATCGAAAATCTGCGGGTACTGCGGGAAATTGCACTTCGAAAAGCTACGGAGCGCATCAGCAATGAGAACCAGAATGAGTGGATGATGCAAGAAAAGGCAGCAAATACTAAGTTCCTGGTCTGCATAGGAGCTTCTCCTTCCTCTGCAAAGTGTCTTCGCTGGACGGCCAGGGCAGCAGAAGCCTTTCATTCCCATTGGACAGCAGTATATGTAGAAGAAGAGGAGTCGTGTAAAGAGCAGAAACAGGGACTCAGGGAAAATGTAGAACTGGCGGAGAAACTGGGAGCGGAGGTAAATACTCTCATAGGGCATGATATTGCACAGACTATTGCAGAATATGCCAGGTTATCCGGCATTACCAACATAGTAGTGGGAAAGAGCAGAAACAAAAAGACCATCAGCAGTCTTTTTGAGATGGATTTTGAGGACCGGCTGATATCCCTTCTTCCTAACGTAGAGATTCAT
It includes:
- a CDS encoding potassium-transporting ATPase subunit F, which codes for MKKMGVRRMGTVIVLAGITGLSLLVYLFYVLFRGENL
- the kdpA gene encoding potassium-transporting ATPase subunit KdpA, producing MSRMIIQEGLYLILLIGLSLPLGIYMNKVMSGEKVFLTRLLKPVENGFYKLMGVQAEEEMSAKRYAISVILFSAAGFLFLMLLLLLQGILPLNREGMKGLSLDLAFNTAASFVTNTNWQAYSGEASLSYLSQFLGLTVQNFLSASVGMAVLYALIRGFLYKEKKTIGNFWADITRSVIYILLPLSLIVAVLLVSQGVVQNFSSYKEVTTLQDGVSQVLPMGPAASQVAIKQLGTNGGGFFGMNSAYPFENPTSFSNLIQLLSILLIPAALLVSFGKAVKDKKQGRTLYVVTVILFAAALFFTGLSEQYTAPSYAGVSSSGNMEGKEVIHGVGMSSLWAVGTTAASNGSVNSMHDSFTPLGGLMPLFLMQLGEIVFGGIGSGLYGILAYVLLAVFIAGLMVGRTPEYLGKKVAPYDMKMVCLLILVPPLVSLLGTGAAVLIPAVSGWLTNSGAHGFSEILYAFSSMGNNNGSAFGGFTANTPFTNITGGIIMLLGRFIPLIAVIFLGGNMAGKKSVAASEGTLSTSNGMFAGLLIGVILIVTALSFLPALALGPIADYFTTR
- the kdpB gene encoding potassium-transporting ATPase subunit KdpB: MKEKSFDKNIILDALAQSFKKLDPRVQVHNPVMLVVYIGAVFTTLLFFLSFAGIRDESAGYTFTISVILWFTCLFANFAEAIAEGRGRAQAQSLRSARKDVKAKKLLSETDISKYTEVLSNSLKKGDLVYVSAGEQIPMDGEVIDGAASVDESAITGESAPVIRESGGDRSAVTGGTTLVSDWLIIRVTAEAGESFLDKMIAMVEGAARKKTPNEIALQILLVALTIIFLVVTAMLLPFTNFASKQAGSGAPVSITNIIALLVCLAPTTIGALLSSIGIAGMSRLNQANVLAMSGRAIEAAGDVDVLLLDKTGTITLGNRQACEFLPVKGVTEEELADAAQLSSIADETAEGRSIVVLAKEKFGIRGRDLSKLQATFIEFTAKTRMSGIDYQGNEVRKGAAEAVKDYVTGKGGTYTEECDRIVKEIAKAGGTPLVVAKNGKVLGVIYLKDIVKNGVKERFEDLRKMGIKTIMITGDNPMTAAAIAAEAGVDDFLAEATPEAKLTLIRDYQTKGHLVAMTGDGTNDAPALAQADVAVAMNSGTQAAKEAGNMVDLDSNPTKLIDIVRIGKQLLMTRGSLTTFSVANDVAKYFAIIPVLFFTIYPQLSVLNFMGLTSTYSAILSAIIYNALIIIALIPLALRGVKYRELPAGKLLQRNLFIYGLGGIIAPFIAIKVIDLLLTAFGLV
- the kdpC gene encoding K(+)-transporting ATPase subunit C, which gives rise to MKSSKGVLRPAIVSLLLMTVLCGVLYTAAVTGIAGIFFPAKAEGSIITVTLKDGSRKEYGSALIAQEFTEAKYLIGRPLGTSNLSPTSTEQKEIIEKRIDWWHNLDPDNRRDIPSDLVMASASGVDPNISPAAADYQAERIAQVRGIKVEDVKKLIDKYTTGAFLGIFGEKAVNVLKVNLALDGLL